A window from Vibrio cortegadensis encodes these proteins:
- a CDS encoding caspase family protein: protein MNLGIVLAVSDYGSKDNDLPGCAADAVAVTSILKQDSKYADVLELSTNTTSANVKAQLIEFINKHKGKEAIDEVVFYYSGHGDFTGNEFYFLLSDFDTNRRKQTSLENEELDNLLKALNAKVTVKIVDACHSGKAYIKDSDSFDKYLNESKGKFEKCYFMFSSQLEQYSYQDEALSFFTKSIIEAVKNHTADTIRYKDIIDQVSDSFASDAEQTPFFVVQADFTEHFCTITKTLREKLSALIVSGEQEESKQQFSSLIDVIKLDAERYCDEQEAYNLFNSFIASLESKNFSGDSEELYEYSIQTSDEVADNSASIGNWLVNTDNSYFARPVYSRVERTKRVPKKSLFATASLFTDESDDNHYKTVNYSDLEVSGYRITVDQPVKLIELKAEPKYPNINAGVAFIVPLLSKTDLRVFFSYAAYDESGWNKRTLKQKLKWSTKFVALKSLTSAELSEQLVSDFSEFLLEPLNKTFDIKKEEEGTEK from the coding sequence ATGAACTTAGGTATAGTTCTTGCTGTAAGTGATTATGGCAGTAAAGATAATGATCTTCCAGGCTGTGCGGCGGATGCAGTTGCTGTCACATCAATTCTGAAACAAGACTCTAAATACGCAGATGTTTTAGAGCTATCTACCAATACAACAAGTGCGAATGTAAAAGCACAGTTGATTGAATTTATAAATAAACACAAGGGTAAAGAGGCGATTGACGAGGTTGTATTTTACTACTCTGGTCACGGTGACTTTACAGGAAATGAGTTTTACTTTTTACTAAGTGATTTTGATACAAACCGAAGAAAACAAACTTCGTTAGAGAATGAAGAGCTGGATAATCTCTTAAAAGCTCTCAATGCTAAAGTAACTGTAAAGATAGTTGATGCATGCCATTCTGGCAAAGCATACATCAAGGACTCAGACTCTTTTGATAAGTACTTAAATGAATCGAAAGGTAAGTTTGAAAAATGTTATTTTATGTTCTCCTCTCAGCTAGAGCAGTACTCATACCAAGATGAAGCTCTAAGCTTTTTTACAAAAAGTATAATTGAAGCGGTTAAAAATCATACCGCTGATACTATTCGATATAAAGATATCATCGATCAGGTTTCTGATTCTTTTGCATCAGATGCTGAGCAAACCCCTTTTTTTGTAGTTCAAGCAGATTTTACGGAGCATTTTTGTACGATAACAAAAACCTTACGTGAAAAACTATCTGCGCTCATCGTTTCTGGTGAACAAGAAGAATCAAAGCAACAATTCTCTAGCTTAATTGATGTAATCAAATTGGATGCTGAAAGGTATTGTGATGAACAAGAAGCTTATAATTTATTTAATTCATTTATAGCATCTTTAGAATCGAAAAATTTTTCAGGTGACTCTGAAGAATTATATGAATACAGTATTCAAACTAGTGATGAAGTCGCAGATAATTCAGCCTCCATTGGTAATTGGCTAGTAAATACAGATAACTCGTACTTTGCGCGTCCAGTATATAGTCGTGTTGAGCGTACGAAGAGGGTTCCTAAAAAATCTCTATTTGCTACAGCGAGCCTTTTTACAGATGAAAGTGATGATAATCATTACAAAACTGTAAATTATTCTGATCTAGAGGTGTCTGGGTACAGAATTACGGTAGATCAACCAGTAAAGCTAATTGAATTAAAAGCTGAACCTAAATATCCCAATATAAATGCTGGGGTAGCATTTATTGTTCCTTTGCTATCTAAAACAGATCTTCGTGTGTTTTTTTCATATGCAGCTTATGATGAAAGCGGTTGGAATAAGCGTACTCTAAAGCAAAAGTTAAAATGGTCTACAAAATTTGTAGCCCTTAAATCGTTAACAAGCGCAGAGCTTTCAGAACAGTTAGTCTCGGATTTTAGTGAGTTTTTACTTGAACCACTGAATAAGACTTTCGACATCAAAAAAGAAGAAGAAGGCACTGAAAAGTAG
- a CDS encoding transposase, with product MAKHRNPAYTEEFRKEAVRLSELPGRTAASVAKELGVSAQQIANWKRQFNRLSDKQFNTLDGVDYSKKESEELRALKRENKRLKDEMEFLKKVSAYFAKQQE from the coding sequence ATGGCTAAACATCGTAATCCAGCGTACACCGAAGAATTCCGCAAAGAAGCAGTTCGTCTGTCCGAGCTTCCAGGTCGTACAGCCGCATCCGTTGCGAAAGAGTTGGGCGTCAGCGCCCAACAGATTGCTAACTGGAAGCGTCAATTTAACCGCTTGTCTGATAAACAGTTTAACACCTTAGACGGTGTTGATTACTCCAAGAAAGAATCCGAAGAACTGCGAGCGCTTAAGCGCGAAAACAAACGACTTAAAGATGAGATGGAATTCCTAAAGAAGGTCTCGGCGTACTTCGCGAAGCAGCAAGAGTGA
- a CDS encoding IS3 family transposase produces the protein MKYEFIESYVGEYAVVLMCCALGVSPSGYYKWLGRSLSERAKRRSRFEQLVMCTFAEYRARYGSVRLAEELNKAGYACSVNYIADIMTKKGIKARNGKGFKYSKDVAAMTNVADNLLRRDFEAESPNQKWVTDITYIWVKSRWLYLATVLDLHSRRIVGWSLDTNMTEVLITNALKMAFKSRKPPKGVLIHSDRGVQYRAYKYQDFMRKHGGVPSMSRQGNCWDNAVMESFFSRLKVELIYAEDYQTIEEARMGIFEYIEVFYNRKRRHSALGHVSPVEYESM, from the coding sequence GTGAAGTACGAGTTCATCGAAAGTTATGTGGGTGAGTATGCCGTTGTTCTTATGTGTTGTGCATTAGGCGTGTCCCCGAGTGGTTACTACAAATGGTTAGGTCGCTCGCTTAGCGAGCGAGCAAAGCGTCGAAGCCGCTTTGAACAGCTAGTTATGTGTACCTTTGCCGAGTATCGGGCTAGGTATGGTTCAGTTCGCTTAGCTGAAGAGTTAAACAAAGCAGGCTATGCCTGCAGTGTGAACTATATTGCTGATATTATGACGAAAAAGGGTATTAAGGCTCGAAATGGAAAAGGGTTTAAATACAGTAAAGATGTCGCGGCGATGACGAATGTCGCCGATAATTTATTGCGTAGAGACTTTGAGGCCGAGAGCCCCAACCAGAAGTGGGTCACCGACATCACCTATATCTGGGTAAAGAGCCGTTGGCTCTATCTTGCGACAGTGTTAGACCTTCACTCGAGACGCATTGTGGGTTGGTCATTAGACACCAATATGACAGAGGTGCTCATCACCAACGCTTTGAAAATGGCGTTTAAGTCACGCAAGCCGCCGAAAGGCGTCTTAATCCACTCAGACCGTGGTGTACAATACAGAGCTTATAAGTATCAGGACTTCATGCGAAAGCATGGAGGCGTACCAAGCATGAGCCGTCAGGGTAACTGTTGGGACAATGCAGTAATGGAGTCGTTCTTCAGTCGACTGAAAGTCGAATTGATTTACGCAGAAGATTATCAAACAATCGAAGAAGCCCGAATGGGGATCTTCGAATATATCGAAGTGTTCTACAATCGAAAAAGAAGACACTCAGCGTTGGGGCATGTCAGCCCCGTTGAGTACGAAAGTATGTAG
- a CDS encoding GNAT family N-acetyltransferase: MNKLVFRVCDENSPYWADLERLFQSEWSDFFFVDTYKPEANLPPVLVALRNNEVIGGLDYSRFKEPHGSSDVIWFNAVFVSPELRGQGIASELINRGVEQVSEMLESHLYAYTNDAPLYQSLGWSVVDIESEPNHSVMSISLRT; this comes from the coding sequence ATGAACAAGTTAGTATTCAGAGTTTGTGATGAGAATAGTCCGTATTGGGCTGATCTAGAAAGGTTATTTCAAAGTGAATGGTCTGACTTTTTCTTCGTTGATACCTATAAACCTGAAGCTAATCTTCCTCCAGTCTTGGTTGCTTTGAGAAACAACGAAGTTATCGGTGGATTGGATTATTCTCGTTTTAAAGAGCCACATGGAAGTTCAGATGTCATTTGGTTTAATGCTGTCTTTGTTTCGCCAGAGTTGCGCGGTCAGGGCATTGCTAGTGAGTTGATTAACCGAGGTGTTGAGCAAGTATCAGAAATGCTTGAAAGTCATCTGTATGCTTATACAAATGACGCCCCGTTGTACCAGTCTCTAGGTTGGTCGGTGGTTGATATTGAAAGTGAGCCAAATCATAGCGTAATGAGTATCTCACTCAGGACTTAA
- a CDS encoding type II toxin-antitoxin system RelE family toxin → MTYKLDFKKSALKEWKKLGSTLQQQFKKKLIERLDNPHIPASKLSGADNMYKIKLRQSGYRLVYKVEDDVIIVTVLAVGKRERSDVYRKAMKRLDD, encoded by the coding sequence ATGACCTATAAGCTTGATTTCAAAAAGAGCGCACTCAAAGAGTGGAAGAAACTCGGATCGACTTTACAACAGCAATTCAAGAAAAAGCTGATTGAGCGTTTAGACAACCCACATATACCTGCTTCCAAACTCTCTGGCGCAGATAACATGTATAAAATCAAACTACGTCAATCAGGTTATCGCTTAGTATACAAAGTTGAGGATGACGTAATCATAGTAACCGTCTTAGCTGTAGGCAAACGTGAACGAAGCGATGTTTACCGTAAGGCTATGAAAAGACTAGATGATTAG
- a CDS encoding type II toxin-antitoxin system Phd/YefM family antitoxin — MTTRILADVAASITELKANPMKVATSAYGEPVAVLNRNEPAFYCVPAEAYEMMMDRLEDLELLTIAKERELEESISVNIDDL; from the coding sequence ATGACCACTAGAATCTTAGCCGATGTTGCTGCAAGTATAACTGAACTAAAAGCAAACCCAATGAAAGTTGCTACTAGCGCTTATGGTGAACCTGTTGCTGTACTCAATCGAAATGAACCCGCCTTCTATTGCGTTCCAGCCGAAGCATACGAAATGATGATGGACAGACTCGAAGATCTTGAGCTACTTACAATAGCAAAAGAACGCGAATTAGAAGAGAGTATTTCGGTAAATATTGATGACCTATAA